GGAGTTCGCTGACGATGTGCGCGTGACTGATCTCGCGATCACTGCGGATGGTCGCGTATGGACTGATCGCGGCGAGGGCATGGAGGAACGAGGCAGGCCGCAATGGCTGCAATCGCCGCATATAGTGCGAGAATTCGCTGTGCAGCTGTGCTCGCAATGTGGTGCACGGCTCGATGATTCATGCCCTATAGCCGATGCTTCGACAGCGGATGGGTTGCGCATCAATGCCGTGATTGCACCATTAGTGCCGCAGGGAGCTTCAATTTCCATACGATTCCCTGATCGGGTGCATGCATCTCTTTCCACATTGTGCGATTGGGGCATGATTCCCAGAGCATGGGTGCAGGTCTTAAGAAATATCGCTCTTGGTCATGCCAATATTCTGATAACGGGCGGTACTGGTACCGGAAAAACAACCTTGCTGAAGGCGCTGCTCAAGGAATGTTCAAGTCGGGAACGGATCATCACCGTTGAGGAGACCAGAGAGCTCGGAGACATCGGCAGGCTGAACCATATTGCGATGGCGACGCGCGATGCGAATGTCGAAGGTGTGGGAGCTGTCTCGCTCAGCGAATTGCTTCGAGCCACGCTGCGCATGCGACCGGATCGTGTGATTCTTGGCGAGTGCCGTGGCGCAGAGATCACTGATCTGCTGATGGCTCTCAATTCTGGGCACCACGGGGGCATGGCGACTTTGCATGCCGATAGCGTCGAACGTGTGCCAGCGCGCATGCTTTCACTGGGATTGCAAGCCGGCTTGAACATGCAGACCCTGAATATGCTTTCCATCGGAGCATTCGACATAGTGTTGCATCTGGCACGGCATCGCGGCAAGCGTCGATTGGCTCAGATTGGCAGATTGGAGCTTGCATCAGATGCATGCGTCGGCCGAAGTCTGGCAGTATGGGACGGCTCTTCTGCAGTGCAATGTTCTTCAGCATTTCAGCATGTGATGTCTCGCTGGGATGTCGAGAATTCGGATTTTGCTTCGATGACATCGGAAATGCCCGTGATTCGCGCTTCGGGAGTTCACTCGGACACGATGGGTACCGAGTTTCTGCATCGCTCCCACGTCAGTCATGACCAGACACGAGGCGAGGATGACCATGCAGCTTATTGAGATATGGAATCGTGTCGATGACATTGCCTGCGGGCTGGCATCCATTGCGCTGCTGCTGTGCTCGGTGTGGTTGGTGAACAGATCCCTTCGACAGCTTGGATGGAATGCACGATTGCGAATGATTGACGAAGCATCAGGCAATTCGGCTCTGTTCGCATCAAAAGGCTCAGTTGGTTCAGGCTTCGGGCGCTCGCGTATCCCAGGCGCGCATCATATGGGCACGCAAGCGCTGATTGCGTCATTGTCGTCACTGCTGCGCAACGGTTCAGATGTGGTCACCGCTTTTGAAGAGCTTGCCGGTCGAAAGTTTGCAACGAAGGAGTTGAATCTGCAGCGTGCCATGAATCTTGTCGAAGCGGCGCACGGCAGACGTGGCAATCGTGCAGAAACCCTTCGAGTTGCGCATCATCTGCTTGCTGCATATAGGCTGAGCGCCCAGTCTGGCTGCGAGATGGTGAAGTGTCTGGATGCTGTGGGTGCATCGCTCAGCCGCTCACAGCGTATCGAAGCATTACGCTCGCAGGCTTGTTCCATGCCGCTTGCCACCATTCGTCTCTTGTCGTGGCTTCCGTTGGTATCGATTGCCTTGGGTGAGCTGATAGGAGCGAAGACGATGCGTTTTCTCTTCACCACGTTCTCTGGAGCCATATGCCTTGCCATCGGGCTCGGACTCTACGCATGTGGGCTGGCGTGGACGCAATCGTTGAAGAAGGGATTGTCAACATGAACATGCCAGCATGCGCGGGACTTCTCGGAGGCGTGCTCGTGCTGCTTCTGCTCAGAACAAGACGACATGGAGAATTCCACAGTGAAGAAAGCGAACTGCATGTTTCGCTCTCTTTCGTGCTGGAGATGATAACGGTATGCGTACGACTCGGTGCCTCGATTCCCAGAGCGCTTGAACTTGTTGGCGAGGCTTTGGAGGGGGAGTTTGGAGAAGGCCTGCAACGAGTGGCACAACAGTTGCAGGACGGAACCACATGGCATGAGGCATGGAGCCAAGAGGTGCTGAGTCAGAGGGGTTCGAGAGGTGGTCTGAACGGTGGTGGTCTGAACGGTGGTGGTTTGAACCGTGAAAGGTTGAGAGAACAGGGTTCTTATATGAATCAAGCTACCGGCATTGGTTCTTCTCGAAGGAGAGGAAACACCCGATCCACACATGGGAGCTTGACCGTCGGCAGACAGCGATGCGCACACTATCATGCACGCCTTGCCGAGGCGCTCGAACCCTCATGGCGTCATGGAGTCTCGCCAATTCTGAGAATCGAAGCGGTTATCGAACAGCTCGACAGAGACGACAAGCGTGGTATTGAAGACGCAGGTGCACGACTGGCGGTGCGCATTCTGCTGCCAGTGGGTTTATGCTTCCTGCCATCATTCATCATGATTGGCGTGATCCCATGCCTGGCAGCTTTTGCAAGTGATCTGTTCTGAAACTATGCGTCGGTGAAGGCATGATGAAGGCAAACGTTGGTAAGGCGGCTCGCTGAAAACCTCTCAATGGATGTCACACTCCTATGGATCTCGCACTTCTAGGGATCTCACATTGCTCTGGAATTCACATTCGACCACATTGTCTGAATGCGGTGTTGCCAGCCTTGCTGCTTCTCGATAATGGAACGACCATATTGGCATTCGTTCTAAGGAGTTCATCATGCAGGGCATGGAAATAAGCAAGCGTCCATTGGCGCAGCAAGCTCAGATTCGCAGCACACAGGGAAGACTGGGAAGACTGCACGAGCTGCGGATCATAACCATACGAAAACGCATGCTGTTGCAGATGTGCCGAGTCGAACGGCGTATGCGAGTGCTGGTGGAGTCACCGGAATCTGGCATGGCCACTGCAGAGTATGCGGTGGTATTAATCGCTGCGACAGGGTTTGCAGGGCTGCTGGTGGCCATTTTGAAATCCGGGGCAGTGAAAGCCTTGCTTACGGAACTGGTCAACCGTGCGCTCGCGGTGTGAGCATGTATACGGGTGCTGGCATCGATTCTTGGTGTGGTTTTCCCATCAGTTCAAGAAGCTCGTGCGTCAGAGCTGTGCTTTGGCCGATTCTGGAACGGTGACGGCTGAATTCGCCATCCTGCTGCCAGTCGTTATGGCACTCGCCATGCTGATTCTTGGTCTGACGCGCACGGTCATAGTCGGGTTGAACTGTCAGGAGGCTGCGCGCGTTGCCGCACGGGAGATTGTGGTGAGTGAGAATTCCGCTCGAGTCTCAGCTCTGGTACGTTCCATCGCGGGCAGCGCGGCGACGGTATCGCTGAGCGAGCATGCCGATTCGATAACGGTTTCCACACAATGCCCGGTTATTGCCGATGCTTTGGGCGTTCTGCCGATGCGCATGTCGGGACGGGCCGTTGCCTTCCATCACGAGTCATGAAAGGAGCAGACGTGTTGCCACAATGCACTTCACGATGCCAAAAGAAGCAATGTCGCAATCAGCAGTGTTGCGAACAACAGCGTTGCGAGAAGCTGAATCACAAGAAGCTATCTCGACGGTCACGCTTGGACAAGCACAAGCCGCACGACAATCGCTGGTATGCGGTTCACGATGCCGGTTCAGGAACGATTCAGGCTGCAGCTCTGGTCTGTTGCATTGGAGTCGTTTTGACGATTTGCCTCACACTCGGGGCAATCCTGCTTGCCAAGGCCAAGGCGCAGACCGCATCGGATTCCGCTGCGCTCGTGGCAGCTCAGGCATGGTATGAAGGCGATGCCGATCCATGCGAACAGGCGCGCAGGGCTTCGTCTGCCAATGATGCCGTGCTTGTCTCTTGCAGCATAGAGAAGGACGATATCATGGTTACAGCGGAAGTCGCCGTTTCCATCCCATTGCTGCCCTCGATAACATACGAGTCACGCGCTGGGCCGCAGGAATGCTGAACGCGACTTGCATGGCCGATGAATCGACACAGCGTTCATATGCTGCTGAGAACGAATAAGTTCGTTGCGGCTCACTATGCTTGAGACGTTCAGGACAAGGTCGAGAATGAGTAAGGTTGGTTAGTATGGGACTTGCGTTATATCGCCGGTATCGTCCAGATACTTTTGATTCGGTGATTGGTCAGAACCAAGTGACCGTGCCACTTTCCAGGGCCTTGGATTCAGGCAAGCTTACACACGCCTACCTGTTTTCCGGCCCGAGAGGCTGCGGGAAAACCAGCTGTGCCCGCATTCTCGCTCGCTGCATCAACTGTGAGAAGGGTCCCACCAGCCATCCCTGCGGCACGTGTGAAAGCTGTAGGGACCTGGCTACGGGCGGGCCCGGTTCGATTGACGTTGTCGAAATTGATGCGGCAAGCCATAACGGTGTGGACGATGCCCGTGAACTGCGAGAACGGGCAGGGTTCGCGCCCGCAAGAGACCGCTATAAGATATTCATCCTTGACGAGGCTCATATGGTCACGAGCCAGGGCTTCAACGCGTTGCTGAAAATAGTCGAGGAACCACCTGAGCATGTCATCTTCATTTTTGCAACGACCGAGCCTGAGAAGGTCATCGGTACTATTCGCTCGAGAACGCATCACTATCCATTCCGTCTGGTACCGACCGAAATCATGGGACCATACCTGGAGCAAGTATGCGAAAAGGAGCAGGTGAAGCCGGCTGCGGGTGTAC
This Bifidobacterium sp. WK041_4_12 DNA region includes the following protein-coding sequences:
- a CDS encoding CpaF family protein, which codes for MLISTKEQSAVSQRRDHATATTISLGPLQEFADDVRVTDLAITADGRVWTDRGEGMEERGRPQWLQSPHIVREFAVQLCSQCGARLDDSCPIADASTADGLRINAVIAPLVPQGASISIRFPDRVHASLSTLCDWGMIPRAWVQVLRNIALGHANILITGGTGTGKTTLLKALLKECSSRERIITVEETRELGDIGRLNHIAMATRDANVEGVGAVSLSELLRATLRMRPDRVILGECRGAEITDLLMALNSGHHGGMATLHADSVERVPARMLSLGLQAGLNMQTLNMLSIGAFDIVLHLARHRGKRRLAQIGRLELASDACVGRSLAVWDGSSAVQCSSAFQHVMSRWDVENSDFASMTSEMPVIRASGVHSDTMGTEFLHRSHVSHDQTRGEDDHAAY
- a CDS encoding TadE family type IV pilus minor pilin, with protein sequence MWFSHQFKKLVRQSCALADSGTVTAEFAILLPVVMALAMLILGLTRTVIVGLNCQEAARVAAREIVVSENSARVSALVRSIAGSAATVSLSEHADSITVSTQCPVIADALGVLPMRMSGRAVAFHHES
- a CDS encoding DUF4244 domain-containing protein, whose protein sequence is MEISKRPLAQQAQIRSTQGRLGRLHELRIITIRKRMLLQMCRVERRMRVLVESPESGMATAEYAVVLIAATGFAGLLVAILKSGAVKALLTELVNRALAV
- a CDS encoding type II secretion system F family protein; translation: MTMQLIEIWNRVDDIACGLASIALLLCSVWLVNRSLRQLGWNARLRMIDEASGNSALFASKGSVGSGFGRSRIPGAHHMGTQALIASLSSLLRNGSDVVTAFEELAGRKFATKELNLQRAMNLVEAAHGRRGNRAETLRVAHHLLAAYRLSAQSGCEMVKCLDAVGASLSRSQRIEALRSQACSMPLATIRLLSWLPLVSIALGELIGAKTMRFLFTTFSGAICLAIGLGLYACGLAWTQSLKKGLST
- a CDS encoding Rv3654c family TadE-like protein, with the protein product MDKHKPHDNRWYAVHDAGSGTIQAAALVCCIGVVLTICLTLGAILLAKAKAQTASDSAALVAAQAWYEGDADPCEQARRASSANDAVLVSCSIEKDDIMVTAEVAVSIPLLPSITYESRAGPQEC